A genomic stretch from Pseudomonas mendocina includes:
- a CDS encoding Tad domain-containing protein, producing the protein MNRKLQQGQAMVFGLLFVGITLIALIVMFNQGILTRDRVQLENAADAAVYSQAKLFARHQNLIAYTNRAIIANELSVGQVVALMSWSKRYANIAGWVNSFPAYQIPVAPPAPKPMISDILSVVTLPYQIIGMGVQAAATPVVSIYPRVVSSFNMIMGFFQKAFSIATFEAQISVPQEVVKQHRMTHRSDDNLEVATMSQLFLIQNFILTYFADYLSLADLINAATGANNEPAAPTPGTPPGPSSTGMEIEESNPTPGSIVSDFLGGSPASMLVSNSPEMHNRTPNSLSSIDARNSARYFAALLNGSRNDWLSKRNFNATVGFGIPEIPIYLGFINIKLGFSFEVGVFNNGGTAFVYNPLSIANASKGIPVYGWSSLDYSSMGAEFNISLAVELCMPFVGCVSIFDGEFGLGFGLPLGAGTHQLVTNQGDQKLFPSQWGTPADAMLYKKNVPYGDAMRPVHATTWGWAHMPIVPTSHGHMPSDVTIGYSGSPSFFSLGSDHAETGVSKEFTVAVSKPLESIRTSDNPDSLNLRQGRFALETNGVDDNPLVFLWGDGERMMTVSSAETFFAPPSGRDESANQYSPFWDARLREPSRFIEFIASGKIDIQELLGMLSITPSYVAGFLIDLAFDNVVKPGRDVMLDKIPAPLNTFARGPIEEITDKVLDEAKDGIIGAIPQ; encoded by the coding sequence ATGAACCGGAAGCTCCAACAAGGGCAGGCCATGGTATTTGGCCTGCTTTTTGTTGGCATCACGCTGATCGCCCTGATTGTCATGTTCAATCAGGGCATTCTCACGCGTGACCGTGTGCAGTTGGAAAACGCTGCTGACGCCGCCGTTTACTCACAGGCAAAACTTTTTGCCCGTCACCAGAACCTGATCGCTTACACCAACCGCGCCATCATCGCTAACGAGCTATCGGTTGGGCAGGTGGTTGCGCTGATGTCGTGGTCCAAGCGCTACGCCAATATTGCAGGCTGGGTTAACTCCTTCCCGGCTTACCAGATTCCAGTCGCGCCTCCGGCCCCCAAGCCGATGATCAGCGACATCTTGTCGGTTGTGACCTTGCCGTATCAGATCATCGGTATGGGTGTTCAGGCCGCTGCGACACCTGTGGTGTCGATCTATCCACGGGTGGTCTCCAGCTTCAACATGATCATGGGCTTCTTCCAGAAAGCCTTCTCGATTGCGACCTTCGAGGCACAAATATCGGTGCCCCAGGAGGTGGTCAAACAGCACAGAATGACCCACAGGTCAGACGACAACCTAGAGGTTGCGACCATGTCGCAACTGTTCCTGATCCAGAACTTCATCCTGACCTATTTCGCTGATTACCTGTCGCTTGCGGATCTGATCAATGCTGCGACCGGCGCCAATAATGAACCGGCAGCCCCCACGCCGGGAACACCACCAGGTCCATCCTCAACGGGCATGGAAATAGAAGAAAGTAACCCGACACCTGGCAGTATCGTTTCGGACTTTCTGGGTGGTTCACCGGCGTCCATGCTGGTCAGCAACTCCCCGGAAATGCATAACCGAACGCCGAATAGCTTGAGCAGTATTGATGCTCGAAACTCTGCCCGGTATTTCGCAGCGTTGCTCAACGGCAGCCGTAACGATTGGCTGAGCAAGCGAAATTTCAACGCGACGGTGGGCTTTGGGATTCCGGAAATCCCAATCTACTTAGGTTTTATCAATATCAAGCTGGGCTTCAGTTTCGAAGTGGGGGTATTCAACAACGGCGGCACCGCCTTTGTGTACAACCCGCTGAGTATCGCCAACGCCAGTAAGGGCATCCCCGTCTACGGCTGGTCCTCTCTGGATTACAGCTCCATGGGAGCAGAATTCAACATTTCACTGGCGGTTGAGTTGTGCATGCCTTTTGTGGGCTGCGTGTCGATTTTTGACGGCGAATTTGGATTAGGTTTTGGCTTGCCACTGGGAGCCGGTACGCATCAGCTGGTCACCAACCAGGGCGACCAAAAGTTGTTCCCCTCACAGTGGGGAACACCTGCCGATGCCATGCTGTACAAAAAGAATGTCCCCTACGGTGACGCGATGCGACCGGTACACGCCACGACGTGGGGCTGGGCGCATATGCCCATTGTGCCGACCTCGCACGGGCATATGCCTTCTGACGTAACCATCGGCTACAGCGGTTCACCTTCGTTTTTCAGCTTGGGTTCAGACCATGCCGAAACCGGTGTGAGCAAGGAGTTCACGGTTGCCGTCTCCAAGCCGCTGGAGAGCATTCGCACCAGCGATAATCCAGACAGCCTGAATCTTCGTCAGGGTCGCTTTGCTCTGGAGACCAACGGTGTGGATGACAACCCGCTGGTATTTCTGTGGGGCGATGGCGAACGGATGATGACTGTCTCCTCAGCCGAGACCTTCTTTGCGCCACCGTCAGGACGGGACGAATCTGCCAACCAGTACAGCCCGTTCTGGGATGCACGCCTGCGCGAGCCAAGCCGGTTTATCGAGTTTATTGCCTCGGGCAAGATCGATATTCAAGAGCTCCTGGGCATGCTGAGTATCACGCCCTCCTATGTCGCAGGTTTCTTGATCGACTTGGCTTTTGACAACGTGGTCAAACCGGGGCGCGACGTCATGCTCGACAAGATTCCGGCACCGCTGAATACCTTTGCCAGAGGCCCCATCGAGGAAATTACCGACAAGGTTCTGGACGAAGCCAAAGACGGCATTATCGGAGCGATTCCGCAATGA